In a genomic window of Gossypium arboreum isolate Shixiya-1 chromosome 9, ASM2569848v2, whole genome shotgun sequence:
- the LOC108451371 gene encoding basic blue protein-like: MGRERGSAMIWLTLMLCFQSSFAATFMVGDASGWGFDVNNWPKGKTFKAGDVLEFTYNRANHDVAVVDKEAYESCKIPQEAPVFETGDDLIPLKKGDNYFVCGFPGHCEGGMKIAITAT, translated from the coding sequence ATGGGCCGAGAAAGAGGCAGTGCAATGATTTGGTTGACTCTAATGTTATGTTTTCAGAGCAGCTTTGCAGCCACTTTCATGGTGGGTGATGCTTCTGGTTGGGGTTTCGATGTGAACAATTGGCCCAAGGGAAAAACCTTCAAGGCGGGTGATGTCCTTGAATTTACGTATAATCGAGCGAATCACGACGTTGCAGTAGTAGATAAAGAAGCATATGAGTCGTGTAAAATTCCACAAGAAGCTCCAGTTTTCGAGACGGGAGATGATCTTATTCCGCTTAAAAAGGGAGATAACTATTTTGTATGTGGTTTTCCAGGTCACTGTGAAGGTGGCATGAAAATAGCTATTACTGCTACGTAG
- the LOC108453143 gene encoding pyrophosphate-energized vacuolar membrane proton pump-like: protein MGAAMLSEMATEIVVPVCAVIGIAFSLVQWVMVSRVKLTSERHASSANSSKNGYGDYLIEEEEGINDHSVVTKCADIQNAISEGATSFLFTEYQYVGIFMIAFAILIFLFLGSVEGFSMKSQPCTYDKEKMCKPALATAIFSTVSFLLGAITSVLSGFLGMKIATYANARTTLEARKGVGKAFIVAFRSGAVMGFLLAANGLLVLYIAINLFKLYYGDDWEGLFEAITGYGLGGSSMALFGRVGGGIYTKAADVGADLVGKVERNIPEDDPRNPAVIADNVGDNVGDIAGMGSDLFGSYAESSCAALVVASISSFGINHDFTGMLYPLLISSVGILVCLITTLFATDLFEIKVVKEIEPALKKQLIISTILMTVGIAIVTWIGVPSSFTIYNFGVQKVVKNWQLFLCVGVGLWAGLIIGFVTEYYTSNAYSPVQDVADSCRTGAATNVIFGLALGYKSVIIPIFAIAISIFVSFSFAAMYGIAVAALGMLSTIATGLAIDAYGPISDNAGGIAEMAGMSHRIRERTDALDAAGNTTAAIGKGFAIGSAALVSLALFGAFVSRAAITTVDVLTPKVFIGLIVGAMLPYWFSAMTMKSVGSAALKMVEEVRRQFNTIPGLMEGHAKPDYATCVKISTDASIKEMIPPGALVMLTPLIVGTFFGVETLSGVLAGALVSGVQIAISASNTGGAWDNAKKYIEAGVSEHARTLGPKGSDPHKAAVIGDTVGDPLKDTSGPSLNILIKLMAVESLVFAPFFATHGGLLFKIF, encoded by the exons ATGGGGGCGGCGATGTTGTCGGAGATGGCGACGGAGATCGTGGTGCCAGTGTGCGCCGTGATTGGAATAGCTTTCTCGTTGGTGCAGTGGGTGATGGTGTCGCGCGTGAAGCTTACCTCCGAGCGCCATGCGTCGTCGGCGAATAGTAGCAAGAATGGTTACGGTGATTACTTGATTGAGGAAGAGGAAGGAATCAATGACCATAGCGTTGTCACCAAGTGCGCTGATATTCAAAACGCTAtctctgaag GTGCAACATCCTTTCTTTTTACTGAATatcagtatgttggcatcttcATGATTGCTTTTGCTATTCTGATTTTCCTCTTCCTGGGCTCTGTCGAGGGCTTCAGCATGAAGAGCCAGCCTTGCACCTATGATAAGGAGAAGATGTGCAAACCAGCTCTTGCGACTGCTATCTTCAGTACTGTATCCTTCTTGCTAGGTGCCATCACTTCAGTTCTTTCTGGATTCCTTGGAATGAAAATTGCTACCTATGCCAATGCAAGAACAACCTTGGAAGCAAGAAAAGGTGTCGGAAAGGCTTTTATTGTTGCGTTTAGATCTGGTGCAGTAATGGGTTTTCTCCTTGCAGCAAATGGTTTATTGGTACTTTACATTGCCATCAATCTATTCAAGCTGTACTATGGTGATGACTGGGAAGGCCTTTTTGAGGCTATTACTGGTTATGGTCTTGGTGGATCCTCTATGGCACTCTTTGGAAGAGTTGGTGGTGGTATCTATACAAAGGCTGCTGATGTCGGTGCTGATCTCGTAGGAAAGGTTGAAAGGAATATTCCAGAAGATGACCCAAGAAACCCAGCT GTCATTGCTGATAATGTTGGTGATAATGTCGGGGACATTGCTGGAATGGGGTCTGATCTATTTGGCTCATATGCTGAATCTTCCTGTGCTGCTCTTGTTGTAGCTTCTATATCCTCCTTTGGAATAAACCATGACTTCACGGGCATGTTGTATCCTCTGCTCATTAGTTCTGTTGGTATTCTTGTCTGTTTGATCACAACCCTATTTGCTACGGATTTGTTCGAAATCAAGGTTGTCAAGGAAATTGAACCAGCTTTGAAGAAGCAGCTCATCATATCCACTATTCTAATGACAGTAGGAATCGCAATTGTTACTTGGATTGGTGTGCCATCTTCCTTCACCATTTACAATTTTGGGGTTCAGAAAGTTGTTAAGAATTG GCAACTATTTTTGTGCGTGGGTGTTGGCCTCTGGGCTGGACTTATTATTGGTTTTGTTACTGAGTACTACACCAGCAATGCTTACAG CCCTGTGCAGGATGTTGCCGACTCTTGCAGGACGGGAGCAGCAACCAATGTTATATTTGGCCTTGCTTTAGGATACAAATCTGTGATCATCCCAATTTTTGCCATAGCAATCAGTATTTTTGTTAGTTTTAGCTTTGCTGCTATGTATGGGATTGCAGTTGCTGCCCTTGGAATGTTGAGCACCATTGCAACTGGGTTGGCTATCGATGCTTATGGTCCCATCAGTGACAATGCTGGAGGTATAGCTGAGATGGCTGGTATGAGCCATCGCATTCGTGAGAGAACTGATGCTCTTGATGCTGCTGGAAACACCACTGCTGCCATTGGAAAG GGATTTGCCATTGGGTCAGCGGCGTTGGTGTCTTTGGCTCTATTTGGTGCCTTTGTGAGCCGTGCTGCTATCACGACCGTAGATGTCTTGACCCCAAAAGTTTTCATTGGTTTAATAGTTGGAGCCATGCTTCCTTACTGGTTCTCTGCAATGACCATGAAGAGTGTGGGAAGTGCTGCTTTAAAGATGGTTGAGGAGGTTCGCAGACAGTTCAACACCATTCCCGGTCTCATGGAGGGTCATGCCAAGCCCGATTATGCTACCTGTGTCAAAATCTCAACTGATGCCTCTATCAAGGAGATGATCCCTCCTGGTGCCCttgttatgcttactcccctcatTGTTGGAACTTTCTTTGGTGTAGAGACTCTTTCTGGTGTCCTTGCTGGGGCTCTTGTTTCCGGTGTTCAG ATTGCAATTTCTGCATCCAATACTGGTGGGGCATGGGACAATGCCAAGAAGTACATTGAG GCCGGTGTGTCCGAGCATGCAAGGACCCTAGGTCCAAAGGGATCCGATCCTCACAAGGCAGCTGTCATCGGTGACACTGTTGGAGACCCTCTCAAGGATACCTCCGGTCCATCACTTAACATTCTTATCAAGCTTATGGCAGTCGAGTCACTTGTGTTTGCTCCCTTCTTCGCCACACACGGTGGTCTACTCTTCAAGATCTTTTAG